The window CGTCGGCGGTGCCGAGCATGCCGTGTTGCACCTGTTGTACTCGCGCTTCTGGCACAAGGTGCTGTACGACTTGAAGCTCGTGAGTACGCCGGAACCATTTACCAAGCTCGTTAACCAAGGAATGATCCTGGGCGAGGTGGAGCATATCGGATGGAAGAACGCGGCGAACGTCTGGGTGAATCCGGCCGGCGCGGAAGAAATCACCGATGCCGCCAAGCTTCCGGTTACGTCCGAACGACTGAAGCCGTCGGAATTGGAAAAGAAAGGCGAGGACTTTTACATCAAGGGGACAAGCCCGCCGATCAAGACCGACAGCCGATCGTACAAAATGTCGAAAAGCCGCGGCAATGTCGTGAACCCTGACGCCGTGGTCGCCGAATACGGCGCCGATTCGCTTCGCCTGTACGAAATGTTCATGGGCCCGCTCGAAGCCGTAAAGCCCTGGAGCATGGAGGGTGTGAACGGCGTGCGCGGATTCTTGGACCGTGTGTGGCGCATGATCACGGCTGAACGCAGCGAAACGCTGGAGCTAAATGTCGCGGTGGTCGACGAGATTCCGACGGCCGAGCAAAACCGCGTTCTGCACCGCACCATCCAGGGCGTGACGCAAGATATCGAGCGAATGTTCTTCAACACCGCAATCTCGAAAATGATGGAGTTTACGAACTTCTTCTTGAAAGAAGATCGTCGGCCGCGCGCGGCCATGGAATCGTTGGTGTTGTTACTTTCTCCCTTCGCACCACACATGGCCGAAGAACTGTGGCAACTCTTGGGGCACGCGAAGTCCTTGGCCTATGAGCCCTGGCCCGCATTCGATGAAGCGGCCATCAAGGAAGACACGATCGAAGTGCCCGTGCAGGTGAACGGTAAGCTGCGCGGCCGGGTGCGTGTGCCGGCCGACGCGGATGCCGCGGCCACAGAAGCTGCTGCCCGTGCCGACGCAAAAATCGCCGAGCAACTGACCGGCAAAACCGTGGTGAAGGTGATCGCGGTGCCGGGCCGCCTAGTGAACTTCGTCGTGAAATGATTGGCGCGTCGCGACACGGAACGGTGTTAGCCGTCAATTCGCGAACGCCGAAATCTTGGCCGCCTTTTCCGGGTCCATCAACTCCGGATGGCGTTTTTGCACGGAACAGGCCTTCGGAATCGAATGGCCGCGCACGTACGGCTGGAACGGATTGTTCAGCACGTAATCCTGATGGTAGGCCTCGGCAGGGTAAAAGGCGTGCAGCGGTTCGAGCTTCGTGACGATCCGACGATTACCGTACGCCTTCTTCTCAGTCAGTTCATGGATTTTGGCCTCGGCCGCCTTCTTCTGCTCGTCGTTCTCGTAGAAGATCGCCGAGCGATACTGCGATCCGACGTCTGGCCCCTGCCGATTGAGCGTCGTCGGATCATGCGCGTCGAAGAACACCATCAACAACTGTTCGTAAGTGATCTTCTGCGGGTCATAGGTTACACGGATGGCCTCGGCATGCCCGGTCGATCCGGTGGAAACTTGTTCGTAGTTGGCCGTGTTCTGGCGACCGCCCGAATAGCCGCTTTCGACGTCGCTCACGCCGCGTAATTGCTGGAATGCCGCCTCGGTGCACCAGAAGCATCCGCCGGCAAATACGGCTGTCTCGGTCATCGGTTTCTCCTTGCTGGTGGTCGACTTTTCGTCGGCGGCCAGTGTTACCTTTACCCTGGCGTTGGCAGCATCGCCCGAATTCTTCCCGCCGGCACTCTCACTGGTGGCACTCTCATCCAGCGCCGCGACGACCGTGACCTCGGTCTTGTTCGCCGATGGCTTCGTGCTGACGCTTCGGGCCGTCGTATCGTCAGCTTTCTCAGCCGCCGGATCGGCCAGGCTGGCCAGATTGTCCTTCTCGGTGAAGTCGAGCGAGGCCGAATTCATGCAAAACCGCAAGCCGGTCGGCGCCGGTCCATCGTCGAACACGTGTCCCAGGTGCCCTTTGCAGCGCACGCACTTGACTTCATAGCGCAGGGTGCCGTCGCCGAGGTCCTTTTGCGTTTCGATATTCTCCTTGGCGACCGGCGTCATGAAGCTGGGCCAACCGGTTCCCGAGTCGAACTTCGCGCCCGAGGAAAACAGCGGCAGCCCACAGCCGGCACAGGTATAGACCCCCTCTTTCTTGTTGTCGATCAAGGTGCCGCAGAAGGGCGCCTCGGTATCCTTGGCGCGCAGCGTGTGGTACTGCTCGGCCGTCAGCTTGCGCCGCCATTGCGCGGGGGTTTGCACGACCTTCGGCGAGTCGACGGGCCCCACGAGCTTGCCTTCGCGGTTGAAGACATACACGCTGACGTCATGAGGATTATGGTGATGCTTGTCGTGCTTGGCGGCGGGAGTTGTTCCATGCGCGGGCGACGCATCAAGGTGTGCCGAGGGCGTTGCTTGTTCGTCCTCAGCAACCGCGGATCGCGGCTCACCGGCAGAGACTAGAACAGCCGCCAGCAAAATCATCATCCAGCCAGCCGCCACTGTCATTCGCATCGACGGCACTCCTCTCGAAACGGAGGGACGATGAGCGGTTGCAATCACGAGCCGAGTCTCTGTCTTGCCCCCCAATGCCCCAGAGGACGTGAAACCAGCCCATAACAGCCGCGCAAGCCTCCCAGACAGAATTAACTATAGCAACACTGCGGGGACCGGCAATTTCAGTCTGCGTGACAAAGTCGCAATGCAACGAGAGTTAGGGGTTTCCGACCCTGGGAGAGAGTACGCAGAAAGCACCGAATCGGATTGCCTGGCTGCTCGGCCACCGTGCCTCGACTTAGGGCCGATTGGTCAGTTTCCCGATGAGTCGCCGGGGGGTGTACACGTGTTGTCTCCCCTTGATAGGCCGCGAAAGTGCCAAATTGTCGAGAATGCAGTGCATCGAAGACCGCTACCTTTCTTCCGTTCTTGTCTTTAGCGCGCAAACAGGCCATGATGAACCGTGCGCCCGGACCCGCTCGGCGGTGGCAACGGCGGCGGGCGTTTCAGGGAAGTTGGATCCTCGCTTTGCGCATCGACACGGCGCTTTTTCAGCGTGCCGCGCTATGAACATCGTCTTCAATTGTCCTGGCTGCGGCGCGATTCTACGAATGAAGGAGGAGTACGGCGGCCGCCGCGGTCGCTGCCCTCACTGCCAGGGAGCCATCACGGTTCCGGCCATCGAATCAGACGCCGGCATGGATCTGTTGCCGCTCGAGGGCAACTCGGGCGAGTCTTCGACACCGCAATCTGGCGCGGCTCCCGCGCAGACATTCGGCAATTTCTCCGCCGGGTCGCGCTTCTCCATGCCCGCCAAATCAGCGGGCGAGACGAGGCCCCCTTCGTCCGGCGGCGATAGCGCTATCGGTCTTGCGCCGCTCGAAGAGCGCGACACCAAACGGCCGACGACTCCCTCGCCCACCCCCGCCGCGCCGGCGAAGGCCAAGGCGCCCGGGGGCGACAGCAACCTCGGCCTTGCTCCGCTCGACGAGCACGGGGCGGCGAAGTCTGCTCCCGCCGCCCCACCTGCGGCTGCGGTTGCGAAGTCATCGGCCGGCGAAAGCGCGATCGGGCTGGCGCCTTTGGAGGACGTGAAGGAGAAGCCGGCGCGCTCGCAAGCTTCAACTACCCCAAAGGGCGCTGGCGCCAAGACCGACGAAGACTTCAGTCTCGCGCCCGTCGAGGGGAGCGCGGCAGCGAAAACCGGTGTTGCCGCTGCGCCAGCAGCGACCAAGGGAACATCCGCAGGCGGTGGTCCCGCGAAGCCGGCAGGCAGCGCGGCCGCCGAGCCGCCGCGCATGACATGCGGCAAGTGCGGTACCAAGATGCGCATTCCGCCTAACGCCGGTGGCCGCAATGTGGTCTGCCCGAAATGCAAGAACAAGATGCGCGTTCCGGATATTCCGGCCGCTGCGGCGACAGTTGCCAAATCCGATAGCGAGACGATCGCGCTGAGCGACACGCCCACGGCGGCCGCAGACCTGGGCGGCGGTATGCTCGACATACTTGGCGAGGGAGGCGGCCTGGCCGGAGGCGAAGCCGCATCGGCCGATGACGCGGGGGCCGCACTGTCCGCACCGAAGTTTGCGGGCGGAAAATCCAAATCCGGCTCGATTTTGGGCTTACCGCCGCTCGCGCTCTATGGTGGCGCGGCGGGCGTAGCGCTCATTTTCGCGCTCGGGCTCGTCTACTTGTTAGGCGGATTTGGCAGCGGGTCATCTCAGGTCGCGCAAGGGCCGGGAGTGACGGCACCAGGAGGAATGCCGACTCAACCACCAGCATCCGCACCGCCGGCGAGCGCGCCGTCAACAAATCCACCGGCGGGTAGCACCGCACAAACACAACCCGCCGCGCCGACGACGGCTCCCTCGATGCCGGCCACGCCGCAGACACCCGCGCCAAGCTCATCAGCACCGACGCCGGCGCCCGGCTCCTTCCAGGCAGGATTGGCCGGAAACTTGCGCAATAAGGCGCAAGCCGAGGCCGCGGTGGCCGGCGGAACCGGCGCACAGCCGGCCGCGCCGACCGCCCCTGCCGCAAATCCGACACAGATGCCTGCCGGCGCACCGCCTACGGCCGATGCGGCGGCATGGAAGCAACGCGTGCCGATTGTCCGCGCCGCTGATGCCGCGCCGCGAGCGGGCGAGGCAGCCTCGGCACCCGCCGGCAGTACGACGCAGATCGAGTTGCTCACTCAGGTTCTAAACAACCAGAACAGTCTGATTGAAAGTCTTAAGCAGATTACCGACCTCGAAGCGGCTCGAAAGGTCGCGCCCACATGGGCGGAGCAAACCGCCAAGGGGCTCGACAGTGTCCGTAAATTGCGCGCCGCCGGCGGTCTTCCCAATCCTGATACCGTCCAAGGCGGACTGCGGGCCAGGGCCGTTGCGATTGGGGCGGTGAACACGGATACCGAAAAAGCCACCAGCATCGAAGGCGAAATGCAACGCATCAGCGCGATTGGCGGCGCGATGCCAGTCCTTGAAGCCGCGCTGGTCGAACAGGCCAAGCGCGAACCAGCAGGAGCCCTGGCCACGGTTCTAACCGAGCGCGGAATATCACTCCAAGCGGCCCCGCAATAGCGCGTGAGCGGCCGCGGCATGTCAGGCGCTCGTGAAGCTCACGATCTTTTCGGCCACCGCGGCCGGATCTTCGATCAATAGGAAATGCCCCAGCCCGGCCAGCTCATGATACGTCGCCCGCGGACAGCGGTGCGCCAACTCGCGCCCCAGATCCGCGTGGGCAATCGGGTCGCTGTCGGCCCACACGAACTGTACGGGGGTCGTGGCGAGTTCCAGCGCGCCGATCCAGCGGTCGGCGTGCAGATAGCGCTCGCGCATATAACCGGCCAGCGCCGGCAGTCGCAATTGGCCATCCTGGTAGCGGAGCAGCTCTTCCATCACTTGCGCATCGGTGGCGCTGATCGCCTCGGGCCTTTGCATCAGGCCACGCAAGGCATCGACATACACACCAGTCATCACGGTACGGCAGAAATCGATGGCTTGCGGCAGCGTCGAGTTGGTGGCCAGCAGCTCCTGAAACGGCGTGATATGCGCCATCCATTGCAACATGCTGCCGTTGAGAAAGGTCGACGTTTGCAGCGAGAAATCCAGCCGCCCCTCGGCCTGCCGGGCCAGCAACTCGCAATGCACGCTCGTCCCCATGTCATGGCTGACGACGTGCGCCACGCTGACGCCGCACTGACGCACCACTTCCTCGACCAGGTCCGCTTGCCCGAACAGTGAGTAACCATACGCTTCGGGCTTGTCCGACAGGCCGAAACCCAAAAAGTCCGGCGCGATGGCATGACAATTATTTGGCAATCGCTCGACGACGCCGCGCCAGTCATAGCTCGACGTGGGATACCCGTGCAAAAGCAAGATGCACGTGGTGTCCTCCGCCGCGCTGGCCGGAGCGGGTCGTTCGAAAATAAAGACCTGACGACCGAAGACTTCGACATGGCGCCCTGCGGCAAGCCACGCGCGGGTTGCTCCCGCCAACTCGCGATCCAGCGATGCGTTCATTCGTGCTCGTCCCCGAAAAAAGAATGCAAGAGTACAGCCCGCTGCTGATTGTACACTTGTTCCGGGGCGCGAGCGCCACCGTCTGCCAAGGGCTCTAGCGCGCGGGCGTCTTGTCCTTCGCCGCCGACGGCTGCTGTCCCATGTGCGCGATCATGTCGCGGCAACTTTTGGCGCAGGTTCGGCATTCCTTGGCACAGCGGGCTAGCTGTTCGTCGTCGCCGTGTTTTTCGCATTCCGCGGCGCACTTGTCGCACGCTTCGGCGCAGGCCTGGCAGCCGACGTTCATCAGCGGACTGGCCCGAGCGATCAGCTTTGCGGAATTGCCGCAGAATTCCTGGCAATCCATGGCCAGGTGCAAGGCATGCATGAACTTGGAAGTGCCGTGTAAGGATCTTTCGTAACAGTAATGCACGGTCATGTTGCACTCGTTCATGCAGTCGACACAGGTATCCATGCATTTCTGCAATTGGCCGGCATTATGCCCTTCGTGTGCGTGCTTTTCGTCATCGGCCGCAAAAGCTTTCGCCTCGACGAATCCGAGCGATGCCACCCCGGCAGCTACTGTTCCTAGCATGTGACGGCGGTCCATTTTGTCTCTCCTTTTCGCGTTTGGCAATTTTGCGATTCTTGACGACATGACGACCGATGCCGCGGCTCTTTATGGAGTGTCCGTGGCTTCGACGGAATCTGATCCAACGGCGAACGCGCTGGCCGTTGATAAGGCAGTTGCCGGCGGCCCTCGGCGGCTTCTCTCCAGGCAACCTGGGTGTGGTACGTCCGATCTGCTTGTGGTGCAACTCGAATGCCAATGCGCCATCCACTGCGGGGCGAGCCGAGTTACAATGGGCCAAACGCCGTGAAGCTGTCGATCGCGGGGATGCCCCGACGGCCGACGGAATTGCCGAGAACTCGTTCATGAAAGGCCCTCCCCGCATGGACCGCCGCCAGTTTCTGGGGCGCGGAGCTGCCGCTTTGGCCGTACCCGCATTTGTCTCGGCCGGCGCATTGGGCTTATCCGGCTGCCGCCGACCTGGCCCGAGCGCGCGCGTCACCGTTGGCATGGTGGGCCTGGGGGCGCAGGGCTTCGACAATTTGCGGCAGTTGCTGCGACTGTCGGACGTGCAGGTCGTGGCCGTCTGCGACGTCGACTCTCTGCACTACCGCGATAACCCCTGGGGCGAGGGTCCGCAGTACGGTCGCGAGCCGGCCCAGGCGCATGTCGAGAAGCACTACGCGGCCGCGCAGAAGTCGGGGAACTATTCTGGCTGCGCAGCGATGACGGACTTTCGCGATCTGTGCGCGCGTGCGGATATCGATGCCGTCGTCATCTCGACGCCCGACCATTGGCATGCCCTGTGTGCTCTGGAAGCAATCCGTGCCGGCAAAGACGTCTACGGTGAAAAGCCGCTCACGCATTTTTTCGACGAGGCGCGCGTGCTGTGCGACGAAGTGGCGAAGCGCAAGACCATCTTTCAAACCGGCACGCAACAGCGCTCGATGCCCGTGTTTCGCCGCGCCGTCGAAATCGTGCGCAATGGCCACCTGGGCCGGATCGAACGCATCGAGGTCGGTCTGCCCGACGGTTACGACAAGCCGATGGGGGACGATAAGGTCGAATCGCCGCCGGACCACTTGAATTACGAGATGTGGACCGGCCCGGCTCCCCTGCTCCCGTACATGCGGGCCCGCAACCATCGCTGGTGGCGAGGGCACCGGGCTTATGGGGGCGGCACGCTGATGGATTGGATCGGCCACCACAACGACATTGCCGAATGGGGACTCGCACCGGAACAGGCCCGGATCGAGCGCGTGGAAGCGGTCGGTTGGACCTTTCCGGAAACGGACATTTACAACACGCCCGTCCATTTCGAAATCGCGTGCCGGTTCGCCGGCGGCGTCGAATCGTCGATTTCCGACCGGCATAAGCAGGGGACGAAATGGATCGGCGACCGCGGCTGGCTGTTCGTCACGCGTTCGTTCATCGACGCCTCGGATCCGCGCTGGCAGTCCCCGGACTTCGACGCCGGCGGTTTCAAAGTCGCGCCGTCGACCGGCCATCATCGCAATTTCATCGACGGCGTGAAATCGCGCTCCGCCTGCATCGCACCGCCCGAGACTGCCTGGCAGTCCATCACGCCCGGCTTTCTCGGATACGTGTCGCACAGCGTGCGGCGTCCGCTGCGCTGGGATGCTTCGCGCCGCACGATCATCGACGATGCCGAGGCGGACGCGCAATTGCGGGCAAGGGAATATCGCGCGCCTTGGTCGCTGTGACGCATCTTCGTGAAGAGCGTCAGCCGGTGCACGGAATTCCGCGAGCCAGCCCAGCCACGCCAGCATTGCTGGCTTTCCCTGCTTCTGCCCGTCGCGGTGAACAAGTCAGGCCCGGCGCCGGTCGCTGAAATTTTGCACCGCGAAACTTCCGATGATAGACGAGGCGTTCGACGACGCGCGTTCCGCTCTTGAGGCGGTCCAGGACGCTCGTTAGTATCCGGCCCCTCGTTCTAACGTTTTAACGTTGCGCGCCCCTTCTTCTCGCGGTGGCAATCCTTCCCTACTTCAGGTGATGCATGCTCCTGGCAGGTGCTCCCGATGTTGGAATGTTGTCGGGCCAGATCACAAAACTCGCGGCGAGAACGCGCTTGCCCGGACGGTTGCTTGCGGTCATTGCCGTCTTAGTGGTCATGTCGCGTACCGTGTCCTCATACGGCCAATATGCACCTCCGGCCCTGGCGCCTCCGCCTCCGCCCCCGCCGCCACAGATCGTGGCCCACCCGGCGCTGCGCAATGCCCCGCAGTACACAATGAACGTCCATGGCCACACGGGTGACCCGGTCAATATCGCCTTTGTTGGCAGCGAAGAAGAATTGCACCGCGCCATGGCCCAGGCCGGTTGGTATCCGGCCGATCCGATCACGCTGAAGACGTCAATCCGCCTGGTGGCGGACGTGCTGGAGCGCAAGCCGTACCCCGACGCCCCGGTGAGCAATCTGTACCTGTGGGGGCGTGTGCAGGACCTGGCTTTCGAGCAGCCGGTCGGCAACAGTCCGAAACAGCGGCACCACGTTCGCTTCTGGCGCTCGGCCGAGGTCGACGCCAACAATGAGCCGTTATGGCTGGGCGCCGCGACCTACGACGTGCGCGTCGAGATCAGCCGCACGACGGGCGGCATTACGCACCGCATCGCGCCCGACGTCGATAGCGAGCGCGATAAGCTGATCCGCGATACCGGCACCGCGGGAGGCCTGTCCCTCTGGTATTGGGTCAACGGCTTTCACCAGACGCTCGAAGGGCGCAACGGCGCCGGCGACCCCTACCGCACCGACGGCCGTTTGGCCGTGGGCGTCATTACCGTGCGACGGTAGGTCATCCTCGCGGTACCACCATCCAATCGTTGATGGCACGCCCACTGGCTATCGAGGTCACGCGCACCCCGGCTTCCGCCCCAGCAGCCGGTCCAGCGAGTCGGAAGTCTGGTAGATGAGCGCTTCCGGATAGTGCTCATACGGATGAAAGTATTCGAACGTCAGGTAGCCGCGATAACCAAGCGTCTGGAACTCGTCCATCACGGCCGGCCAGTTGGTGGTCCCGTCCAGGAGCGGCCGGAACGATTCCAGCGAGTGGTCGGTCCCCTTCTTGGTGAATTCCTTGAGGTGGACGTTTTGAATCCGCGCGCCCAGGATCGGGATCCAATGCTCGGGATACTGAAAGAGCATGATGTTGCCGGTGTCGAAGTGGACGCGCACCCGTTCGCTCTCGAAGCAATCGACGAAGGAGTTCATTTCGTCGGGCGTCATCAGAAAGCCGTTGAAGAAAATGTTCTCGATGTTGAGATTCACCTTCTGCTTCTCGGCGTGCGGCACAAGCTTGCGCACGGCCTCGATCGCCCGCTCTTCGCACACGTCGTTGGGCACCGGCTCGTAGTCGGTCCGCCAGGGAATCGTGACGGCGCCGGGCACGACCAGCAGATTTTCGGTGCCTAGATCGTGCGCCGCGTCGATCATTTTGGTGCCCAGCTCCAGCGATCGCGCGCGGATCGCCGGGTCGTTGCTGGTCATCGGGTAGGGCCAGAACAGGAACGAGCAGACGCCGCTGATCTCGATGCCGATGCGCTCCGCCATTTTGCGAATGGCGGTGAATTCTTTCGTGCCCGATTTGGGCGACAGGTCGTTGTCCAAGTCATAGTTCAGCTCGATGGCATCGAAGCCGGCGTCATGCGCCAGTTGCAGGCAATGCTCGAGCGACATCTTATCGGGATACGGGAAAGCCCACAGATTGATGCTTTTGCGCATGTCGTAGCGTTTGGCCGGGGCGGAGTTCGCCGGCGCTTTCGCAGTCGTCGGCGGCGCCGCGGCCTGGCCGAACGCCTGCGCCCCGCCAGCCGCGGCCAGCGCCGCCGAAATCACGCTGCGGCGCGACAGGCGAAATCCCTCGGCGCCGATCATGTCCCTCATGCTGAAACCCCTTGCGAAGCCGAATCAATAAGCCGATTTCCTGATGATTCGCGTGATCTTTAAATCGTACTCTTGCGCGGGCGGCGGCTGAACACTTTCGCGGCTTCGGATAGCGCGGGCATAATCCGCGCTTTCGAAATTCGAAAGAAGATCGCTAGCTTTTGCCTTGTTCTTTGGCCACAATAGCCGTCGGCCGTGGCGCGGTCCTGGGCTTAATCTACACCGGAGGGCATTCCGATGCATTCCTTGCCGCTGCGCCACGTAGTTTTCGCGGCCATGATTCTCGCCGCCACCTCGTTCGTCGCTCGCGCCGAAACCAACGTTCCGCTGTTTTTATCCAGCCGCGAGCCGGCCGCAGGCGCCAAAGCCACGCCGCCCTTGCGCTGGAGCGCCACGGAGAACGTCGCCTGGAAAACCGACCTTCCGGGTCTCGGCTGGTCGTCGCCCATCGTGTGGGGCAAGCGCGTCTTTCTCACCACCTGCGTCAACGCGGGCAAGGACGCCGAGCCGCGCAAGGGGCTGTACCTCGAAGACGTCGACGCCAACAAGTATCCGCCCGAGAAGGACGAGCACCAGTGGAAGGCGTACTGCCTGAGCCTGAACGACGGGTCGATCCTGTGGGAGCGCGACGCGCACAAGGGCATTCCGGCCAAACCGCACCACATCAAGAACACGCTGGCCTCGGAAACACCCGCCACGGACGGCGAACACGTCTATGTCCTGTTCGGTAACGTCGGCCTGTACTGCTACGACTTCGAAGGCAATCTGAAATGGAATCACGAGCTGAAGCCGCGCGAGACGCGCTACGGCTGGGGCACGTCGATGTCGCCCGTCGTTTACGAGGATCGCGTTTACTTGTGCGATGACAACGAGGAACAGTCGGCGCTATTGGCCCTCGACAAGCGCACCGGCAAAGTCATTTGGGAGGTGACACGCGACGAGAAAACCAACTACTCGACCCCCTACGTCTGGAAAAACCCGCTGCGGACCGAGCTCGTCATCTCGGGCATCAACTGGGCCACCAGCTACGACCTCGACGGTAAAGAGCTGTGGAAGATCAAAGGCAAGTCAATCCTGGCAATTCCCACGCCGTTCGAACGCTTTGGCATGCTGTACGTTACCTCGGGGCACGTCGTGTGGGGCGAGAACCAGATTTTCGCGATCAAGCCCGGCGGCGCAGGCGATCTCTCGCCGCAGGAGAAGGACACGCCGGACGAACACATTGCCTGGTGGAAGAACGCTGGCCCATATCATCCGACGCCGCTCATCGTCGATGACACGCTGCACATGCTGTTGGACCGCGGCTTCATGGCGGCCTACAACGCGAAGACCGGCGAAACGATCTACGACAAGAAGCGCATCCCCAACGGCCGCGCCTTCACCAGTTCTCCCTGGAGCTACGGTGGCAAGCTCTTCTGCTTGAACGAAGATGGCGTGACGTTCGCGATTCAGCCGGGTGCGAACTTCGAGATCTTGTACACGAACCAATTGGCCGACGACGACATGTGCATGGCCACGCCGGCGATCGTCGACGACAAGTTGCTGATCCGCACGGCCGAGCGGCTGTATTGCATCCAGAATCGTCCGACCGCGCCGGCCGCAGCAGGACGGTAGCGACTGCCAACAACGCGATCGGCATCTGGGCGGGCAGTAGGTGTCCAGAAAAATCCGGCAACGTTTACACGTGGCGGCGGTGCCGCGAGCGGCGGGCGAGCCCGCCGGCTAAATTGCGGCAAAGTGCAACGCATCGGCATGGCGCCGCCCCCACTTAGCCGGCCGGCTCGCCCGCCGCTTTCTTAACGAGCAAAAAGCGAAGACGCGATGTCGGGGGCGCGCCGCAATCATTCACCCGGCCGCTGGATCGGCCAGCGCCGCCACATCTGCGCTCGGCGTGAACTTCAACGACGCCGAGTTCAGACAATAGCGCTGCCCCGTCGGCGCCGGGCCATCGGGAAAGACATGCCCCAGGTGGCAATCGCACCGGGGGCACAAGATTTCAACCCGCACCATCCCGTAGCTCGTGTCGCGCTCTTCGGCGACGTTCTCTTTGGCGATGGGCTGA is drawn from Pirellulales bacterium and contains these coding sequences:
- a CDS encoding Gfo/Idh/MocA family oxidoreductase — encoded protein: MKGPPRMDRRQFLGRGAAALAVPAFVSAGALGLSGCRRPGPSARVTVGMVGLGAQGFDNLRQLLRLSDVQVVAVCDVDSLHYRDNPWGEGPQYGREPAQAHVEKHYAAAQKSGNYSGCAAMTDFRDLCARADIDAVVISTPDHWHALCALEAIRAGKDVYGEKPLTHFFDEARVLCDEVAKRKTIFQTGTQQRSMPVFRRAVEIVRNGHLGRIERIEVGLPDGYDKPMGDDKVESPPDHLNYEMWTGPAPLLPYMRARNHRWWRGHRAYGGGTLMDWIGHHNDIAEWGLAPEQARIERVEAVGWTFPETDIYNTPVHFEIACRFAGGVESSISDRHKQGTKWIGDRGWLFVTRSFIDASDPRWQSPDFDAGGFKVAPSTGHHRNFIDGVKSRSACIAPPETAWQSITPGFLGYVSHSVRRPLRWDASRRTIIDDAEADAQLRAREYRAPWSL
- a CDS encoding bifunctional methionine sulfoxide reductase B/A protein, with amino-acid sequence MRMTVAAGWMMILLAAVLVSAGEPRSAVAEDEQATPSAHLDASPAHGTTPAAKHDKHHHNPHDVSVYVFNREGKLVGPVDSPKVVQTPAQWRRKLTAEQYHTLRAKDTEAPFCGTLIDNKKEGVYTCAGCGLPLFSSGAKFDSGTGWPSFMTPVAKENIETQKDLGDGTLRYEVKCVRCKGHLGHVFDDGPAPTGLRFCMNSASLDFTEKDNLASLADPAAEKADDTTARSVSTKPSANKTEVTVVAALDESATSESAGGKNSGDAANARVKVTLAADEKSTTSKEKPMTETAVFAGGCFWCTEAAFQQLRGVSDVESGYSGGRQNTANYEQVSTGSTGHAEAIRVTYDPQKITYEQLLMVFFDAHDPTTLNRQGPDVGSQYRSAIFYENDEQKKAAEAKIHELTEKKAYGNRRIVTKLEPLHAFYPAEAYHQDYVLNNPFQPYVRGHSIPKACSVQKRHPELMDPEKAAKISAFAN
- a CDS encoding alpha/beta hydrolase, with translation MNASLDRELAGATRAWLAAGRHVEVFGRQVFIFERPAPASAAEDTTCILLLHGYPTSSYDWRGVVERLPNNCHAIAPDFLGFGLSDKPEAYGYSLFGQADLVEEVVRQCGVSVAHVVSHDMGTSVHCELLARQAEGRLDFSLQTSTFLNGSMLQWMAHITPFQELLATNSTLPQAIDFCRTVMTGVYVDALRGLMQRPEAISATDAQVMEELLRYQDGQLRLPALAGYMRERYLHADRWIGALELATTPVQFVWADSDPIAHADLGRELAHRCPRATYHELAGLGHFLLIEDPAAVAEKIVSFTSA
- a CDS encoding sugar phosphate isomerase/epimerase family protein, with the protein product MRDMIGAEGFRLSRRSVISAALAAAGGAQAFGQAAAPPTTAKAPANSAPAKRYDMRKSINLWAFPYPDKMSLEHCLQLAHDAGFDAIELNYDLDNDLSPKSGTKEFTAIRKMAERIGIEISGVCSFLFWPYPMTSNDPAIRARSLELGTKMIDAAHDLGTENLLVVPGAVTIPWRTDYEPVPNDVCEERAIEAVRKLVPHAEKQKVNLNIENIFFNGFLMTPDEMNSFVDCFESERVRVHFDTGNIMLFQYPEHWIPILGARIQNVHLKEFTKKGTDHSLESFRPLLDGTTNWPAVMDEFQTLGYRGYLTFEYFHPYEHYPEALIYQTSDSLDRLLGRKPGCA
- a CDS encoding PQQ-binding-like beta-propeller repeat protein, with amino-acid sequence MHSLPLRHVVFAAMILAATSFVARAETNVPLFLSSREPAAGAKATPPLRWSATENVAWKTDLPGLGWSSPIVWGKRVFLTTCVNAGKDAEPRKGLYLEDVDANKYPPEKDEHQWKAYCLSLNDGSILWERDAHKGIPAKPHHIKNTLASETPATDGEHVYVLFGNVGLYCYDFEGNLKWNHELKPRETRYGWGTSMSPVVYEDRVYLCDDNEEQSALLALDKRTGKVIWEVTRDEKTNYSTPYVWKNPLRTELVISGINWATSYDLDGKELWKIKGKSILAIPTPFERFGMLYVTSGHVVWGENQIFAIKPGGAGDLSPQEKDTPDEHIAWWKNAGPYHPTPLIVDDTLHMLLDRGFMAAYNAKTGETIYDKKRIPNGRAFTSSPWSYGGKLFCLNEDGVTFAIQPGANFEILYTNQLADDDMCMATPAIVDDKLLIRTAERLYCIQNRPTAPAAAGR
- a CDS encoding four-helix bundle copper-binding protein — protein: MDRRHMLGTVAAGVASLGFVEAKAFAADDEKHAHEGHNAGQLQKCMDTCVDCMNECNMTVHYCYERSLHGTSKFMHALHLAMDCQEFCGNSAKLIARASPLMNVGCQACAEACDKCAAECEKHGDDEQLARCAKECRTCAKSCRDMIAHMGQQPSAAKDKTPAR
- a CDS encoding LssY C-terminal domain-containing protein, producing the protein MSRTVSSYGQYAPPALAPPPPPPPPQIVAHPALRNAPQYTMNVHGHTGDPVNIAFVGSEEELHRAMAQAGWYPADPITLKTSIRLVADVLERKPYPDAPVSNLYLWGRVQDLAFEQPVGNSPKQRHHVRFWRSAEVDANNEPLWLGAATYDVRVEISRTTGGITHRIAPDVDSERDKLIRDTGTAGGLSLWYWVNGFHQTLEGRNGAGDPYRTDGRLAVGVITVRR
- a CDS encoding class I tRNA ligase family protein, with the translated sequence VGGAEHAVLHLLYSRFWHKVLYDLKLVSTPEPFTKLVNQGMILGEVEHIGWKNAANVWVNPAGAEEITDAAKLPVTSERLKPSELEKKGEDFYIKGTSPPIKTDSRSYKMSKSRGNVVNPDAVVAEYGADSLRLYEMFMGPLEAVKPWSMEGVNGVRGFLDRVWRMITAERSETLELNVAVVDEIPTAEQNRVLHRTIQGVTQDIERMFFNTAISKMMEFTNFFLKEDRRPRAAMESLVLLLSPFAPHMAEELWQLLGHAKSLAYEPWPAFDEAAIKEDTIEVPVQVNGKLRGRVRVPADADAAATEAAARADAKIAEQLTGKTVVKVIAVPGRLVNFVVK